In one Aquila chrysaetos chrysaetos chromosome 24, bAquChr1.4, whole genome shotgun sequence genomic region, the following are encoded:
- the CUTA gene encoding protein CutA isoform X1: MEWLSQRCPLLPAAQGCPRPGRGTLLLVVTLSLLMYPVLRSLALQLHSAVTGSYVSGTHSIAFINCLNEQIAKDIARAIMDKKLAAYVNILPKSSALYFWKGELEESTEILLLVKTRTSKIGELSNYVRSIHPFEIPEIISLPIDQGNPLYLKWIEESVPRD, encoded by the exons ATGGAGTGGCTGAGCCAGCGCTGCCCGCTGCTGCCcgctgcccagggctgcccccGGCCAGGCCGTGGCACCTTGCTGCTG GTGGTGACTCTGTCTTTGCTGATGTACCCGGTGCTGAGGAGTCTCGCTCTTCAGCTGCACTCTGCCGTCACCGGCAGCTACGTCTCTGGGACCCACTCCATTGCCTTCATCAACTGTCTCAACGAGCAAATTGCCAAGGATATTGCAAG GGCCATCATGGATAAGAAGCTGGCTGCCTACGTGAACATCCTGCCGAAGAGCTCGGCCTT GTATTTCTGGAAAGGAGAACTGGAAGAATCCACTGAAATACTGCTG TTAGTGAAAACAAGGACATCCAAAATAGGCGAATTGTCCAACTACGTCAG ATCCATCCATCCCTTCGAAATTCCTGAAATCATCAGCCTGCCTATTGACCAAGGAAACCCTCTCTACCTCAAATGGATAGAGGAAAGTGTCCCACGGGACTAA
- the CUTA gene encoding protein CutA isoform X2 yields the protein MEWLSQRCPLLPAAQGCPRPGRGTLLLVVTLSLLMYPVLRSLALQLHSAVTGSYVSGTHSIAFINCLNEQIAKDIARYFWKGELEESTEILLLVKTRTSKIGELSNYVRSIHPFEIPEIISLPIDQGNPLYLKWIEESVPRD from the exons ATGGAGTGGCTGAGCCAGCGCTGCCCGCTGCTGCCcgctgcccagggctgcccccGGCCAGGCCGTGGCACCTTGCTGCTG GTGGTGACTCTGTCTTTGCTGATGTACCCGGTGCTGAGGAGTCTCGCTCTTCAGCTGCACTCTGCCGTCACCGGCAGCTACGTCTCTGGGACCCACTCCATTGCCTTCATCAACTGTCTCAACGAGCAAATTGCCAAGGATATTGCAAG GTATTTCTGGAAAGGAGAACTGGAAGAATCCACTGAAATACTGCTG TTAGTGAAAACAAGGACATCCAAAATAGGCGAATTGTCCAACTACGTCAG ATCCATCCATCCCTTCGAAATTCCTGAAATCATCAGCCTGCCTATTGACCAAGGAAACCCTCTCTACCTCAAATGGATAGAGGAAAGTGTCCCACGGGACTAA